In one Streptomyces sp. T12 genomic region, the following are encoded:
- the mmpA gene encoding morphogenic membrane protein MmpA, whose translation MTTHRAPKPLADPNRPVERAVTAALVLATLAGLGWIVGMIYTIAGWPL comes from the coding sequence ATGACGACGCACCGTGCCCCGAAGCCCCTTGCCGACCCGAACCGCCCCGTCGAGCGTGCCGTGACGGCCGCGCTCGTCCTCGCCACGCTGGCCGGGCTCGGTTGGATCGTCGGGATGATCTACACCATCGCGGGCTGGCCGCTCTAG
- a CDS encoding endonuclease V, producing the protein MTTVRIPAGWPATEEEARAVQDELRERVVLDEPGPPPGAGRVTGVDVAYDDERDVVAAAAVVLDAASLDVVAEATAVGRISFPYVPGLLAFREIPTVLAALDALPCEPGTVVCDGYGLAHPRRFGLASHLGVLTGLPTIGVAKNPFTFSYDDPAPQRGSSAPLMAGEEEIGRALRTRDAVKPVFVSVGHRVSLTNACAHTLALTPEFRLPETTRRADSLCRQALKEATGLPTL; encoded by the coding sequence ATGACGACCGTACGCATTCCCGCGGGCTGGCCCGCGACCGAGGAAGAGGCCCGCGCCGTCCAGGACGAGCTGCGGGAGCGGGTGGTCCTCGACGAGCCGGGGCCACCGCCCGGAGCCGGGCGGGTGACCGGGGTCGACGTGGCCTACGACGACGAGCGGGACGTGGTCGCCGCAGCCGCGGTCGTCCTGGACGCGGCGAGCCTCGACGTCGTCGCCGAGGCCACGGCCGTCGGCCGGATCTCCTTCCCGTACGTCCCCGGCCTGCTTGCCTTCCGCGAGATCCCCACGGTGCTGGCCGCCCTCGACGCCCTGCCCTGCGAGCCCGGCACGGTCGTCTGCGACGGCTACGGGCTCGCCCACCCCCGCCGCTTCGGCCTCGCCAGCCACCTCGGCGTCCTCACCGGCCTGCCGACGATCGGCGTGGCCAAGAACCCCTTCACCTTCAGCTACGACGATCCCGCCCCCCAACGCGGATCGTCCGCGCCGCTCATGGCGGGCGAGGAGGAGATCGGCCGCGCCCTGCGCACCCGGGACGCCGTCAAACCGGTCTTCGTCTCGGTCGGCCACCGCGTGAGCCTCACCAACGCCTGCGCCCACACCCTCGCCCTGACCCCCGAGTTCCGACTCCCGGAGACGACACGCCGCGCGGACTCCTTGTGCCGACAGGCACTGAAGGAGGCGACCGGCCTCCCGACGCTTTGA
- a CDS encoding plasmid stabilization protein, translating into MPRGSSPKRERQYEHIKESAQDRGESASRAKEIAARTVNKERARSGESKSASRTSTQDMSSGKRGGQRSGKGSQGPTYDQLYEEAKRRNIHGRSDMNKTQLKQALGNK; encoded by the coding sequence ATGCCACGCGGTTCGAGCCCCAAGCGGGAACGCCAGTACGAGCACATCAAGGAGAGCGCCCAGGACCGGGGCGAGAGCGCCTCGCGCGCCAAGGAGATCGCGGCGCGAACGGTGAACAAGGAGCGCGCACGGTCCGGCGAGTCCAAGTCCGCCAGCCGTACGTCCACTCAGGACATGTCCTCGGGCAAGCGGGGCGGCCAGCGGTCGGGCAAGGGTTCCCAGGGCCCCACGTACGACCAGCTGTACGAGGAGGCCAAGAGGCGCAACATCCACGGGCGTTCGGACATGAACAAGACCCAGCTCAAGCAGGCGCTGGGCAACAAGTGA
- a CDS encoding YciI family protein gives MFVLELTYTAPLDAVDAVLEAHVAWLDEQYEKGTFLASGRKNPRDGGVILAVAGDRALIEEIAATDPFVGAGVCAYRITEFAATKTAPELERYRETPG, from the coding sequence ATGTTCGTACTCGAGCTGACCTACACCGCCCCGCTCGATGCCGTCGACGCCGTGCTGGAGGCCCATGTGGCGTGGCTCGACGAGCAGTACGAGAAGGGGACGTTCCTCGCGTCCGGGCGCAAGAACCCCCGCGACGGCGGGGTGATCCTCGCCGTCGCGGGGGACCGGGCGCTGATCGAGGAGATCGCCGCGACCGACCCGTTCGTCGGCGCCGGCGTCTGCGCGTACCGCATCACCGAGTTCGCCGCCACGAAGACGGCGCCGGAACTCGAGCGCTACCGCGAGACGCCCGGCTGA